The Geothrix sp. genome has a window encoding:
- a CDS encoding fumarylacetoacetate hydrolase family protein, giving the protein MKLVTFLQAGNEKIGAVMPGGRLLDFAAAEPRLAVDMLALIRRQDELMPLARALATAPPTAALIDPATIQLLAPLPRPVSMRDGYAFRQHVATARRNRGLEMIPEFDLFPVTYFTNHLAVTGPGEVRVQDHHLVRLDFELEVAIVTGRPLKNATLAEADDAIFGYMVMNDWSARMLQMEEMKLSLGPCKGKDFATSLGPWLVTKDELKLEQSGHGEVLHAAMTCTVNGHRLSDGNADSMNWTFAQILQRTSYGIQMHPGEVIGSGTVGTGCLLELNGSKITDNLWLKAGDEVVLEIEGLGRLVNTITHVPERLVDMPASLVGGILPDLYAGTPSGEAGD; this is encoded by the coding sequence ATGAAGCTGGTGACTTTCCTGCAGGCTGGAAACGAGAAGATTGGCGCTGTGATGCCGGGAGGCCGACTCCTCGACTTCGCCGCCGCCGAACCCCGCCTGGCCGTGGACATGCTCGCCCTCATCCGGCGCCAGGACGAGCTGATGCCCCTGGCCCGGGCCCTCGCCACGGCGCCGCCCACCGCGGCCCTCATCGACCCCGCCACCATCCAGCTGCTGGCGCCCCTGCCCCGCCCGGTCTCCATGCGCGACGGCTACGCCTTCCGCCAGCATGTGGCCACGGCGCGGCGCAACCGCGGGCTGGAGATGATCCCCGAGTTCGACCTCTTCCCCGTCACCTACTTCACCAACCACCTGGCCGTGACGGGCCCCGGCGAGGTGCGGGTGCAGGATCACCACCTCGTGCGCCTCGATTTCGAGCTGGAAGTGGCCATCGTCACGGGGCGGCCCCTGAAGAACGCCACCCTGGCGGAGGCCGACGACGCCATCTTCGGCTACATGGTGATGAACGACTGGAGCGCCCGCATGCTCCAGATGGAGGAGATGAAGCTCTCCCTCGGCCCCTGCAAGGGCAAGGACTTCGCCACCAGCCTGGGTCCCTGGCTGGTCACGAAGGACGAGCTGAAGCTCGAGCAGTCGGGCCACGGCGAGGTTCTCCACGCGGCCATGACCTGCACCGTGAATGGCCATCGCCTGTCCGATGGCAACGCCGACAGCATGAACTGGACCTTCGCCCAGATCCTGCAGCGCACCAGCTATGGCATCCAGATGCACCCCGGTGAGGTCATCGGCAGCGGCACGGTGGGAACAGGCTGCCTGCTGGAACTGAATGGCTCGAAGATCACCGACAACCTCTGGCTCAAGGCCGGCGACGAGGTGGTGCTCGAGATCGAGGGCCTGGGCCGCCTGGTGAACACCATCACCCATGTGCCCGAGCGGCTGGTGGACATGCCCGCGTCCCTGGTGGGCGGCATCCTCCCCGACCTCTATGCCGGGACACCCTCCGGCGAGGCCGGGGACTGA
- a CDS encoding proline iminopeptidase-family hydrolase — protein MRRLFVLLLALVLGSAEASAQKAPSLRSYFEDPSAVREGGVKVISIQTPKGPFKVWTKRFGNNPRIKLLLLHGGPGSTHEYFESLEGFLPAEGIEFIYYDQLGSARSDQPKDHDLWTTERFVEEVEQVRRALGLDRSNFYLLGHSWGGILAAEYALKYGANLKGLIISNMMMSIPDYNRYAAEVLAKGMDPAVVKEVKDLEAKGQYENPRYMELLLPHFYAKHLCRLPEWPDAFKRSSAHANNDIYVLMQGPSEFGASGRLEKWDRKADLPKLGMPTLVIGGTYDTMDPAHMKWVSTQVQHGSFLLCPNGSHMSMWDDQRTYCEGLIRFLKETDAGRKTVTFRKP, from the coding sequence ATGCGACGCCTCTTCGTCCTTCTCCTTGCGCTGGTGCTCGGATCGGCAGAAGCCTCTGCCCAGAAGGCGCCCAGCCTGCGTTCCTATTTTGAGGATCCCTCGGCCGTGCGCGAAGGCGGCGTGAAGGTCATCTCCATCCAGACGCCCAAGGGCCCGTTCAAGGTCTGGACCAAGCGCTTCGGGAACAACCCCCGCATCAAGCTGCTGCTGCTCCACGGCGGCCCCGGCTCCACCCACGAGTACTTCGAGTCCCTGGAAGGCTTCCTGCCGGCCGAGGGCATCGAGTTCATCTACTACGACCAGCTGGGCTCGGCCCGTTCGGACCAGCCCAAGGATCACGACCTCTGGACCACGGAGCGCTTCGTCGAGGAGGTCGAGCAGGTCCGCAGGGCCCTGGGCCTCGACCGGTCCAACTTCTACCTGCTGGGCCACTCCTGGGGCGGCATCCTCGCCGCGGAGTACGCGCTGAAGTACGGCGCCAACCTCAAGGGCCTGATCATCTCGAACATGATGATGAGCATCCCCGACTACAACCGCTATGCGGCTGAGGTGCTGGCCAAGGGCATGGACCCCGCCGTGGTGAAGGAGGTGAAGGACCTCGAGGCCAAGGGCCAGTACGAGAACCCCCGCTACATGGAGCTGCTGCTTCCCCACTTTTATGCCAAGCACCTCTGCCGTCTGCCGGAGTGGCCCGATGCCTTCAAGCGGTCTTCGGCGCACGCCAACAACGACATCTATGTCCTCATGCAGGGTCCCAGTGAATTCGGCGCCTCGGGGCGGCTGGAAAAGTGGGACCGCAAGGCCGACCTGCCCAAGCTCGGCATGCCCACGCTCGTCATCGGCGGCACCTACGACACCATGGATCCTGCCCACATGAAGTGGGTCTCGACTCAGGTTCAGCACGGCAGCTTCCTGCTCTGCCCGAACGGCAGCCACATGTCCATGTGGGACGACCAGCGCACCTACTGCGAAGGCCTCATCCGCTTCCTGAAAGAAA